A genomic window from Paramormyrops kingsleyae isolate MSU_618 chromosome 23, PKINGS_0.4, whole genome shotgun sequence includes:
- the igf2bp3 gene encoding insulin-like growth factor 2 mRNA-binding protein 3 isoform X3, whose translation MQWEVLDGLLAQYGGVESCEQVNTETETAVVNVRYASKDQARQAMEKLNGFLMESYALKVTYIPDEAAAQEPPPMTGRRGFAARGPPRQGSPGAGARPKLQSDVPLRMLVPTQFVGAIIGKEGATIRNITKQTQSKIDIHRKENAGAAEKPITVHSTPDGCSAACKTIMEIMQKEAVDTKFTEEIPLKILAHNNFVGRLIGKEGRNLKKIEQDTETKITISPLQDLTLYNPERTITVKGSIEACAKAEAEVMKKIRESYENDVAAMNLQSNLIPGLNLNALGLFPTSSPGMSPSMSVPPPGAQAGYPSFGSFPIGSDAPFWASVLSAGSQSLAHPESETVHLFIPALAVGAIIGKQGQHIKQLSRFAGASIKIAPADGPDAKQRMVIIAGPPEAQFKAQGRIFGKLKEENFFGPKEEVKLEAHIKVPSFAAGRVIGKGGKTVNELQNLTSAEVVVPRDQTPDENDQVIVKITGHFYASQLAQRKIQEILSQVKRQQQPKPVPGAQPVQRRK comes from the exons GTGCTGGATGGCTTGTTGGCGCAGTATGGCGGTGTGGAAAGCTGTGAGCAAG TAAACACGGAGACGGAGACCGCAGTTGTCAATGTCCGATACGCTTCCAAGGATCAGGCTCGTCA AGCAATGGAGAAGCTGAACGGTTTCCTGATGGAGAGCTACGCCTTGAAGGTGACCTACATCCCTGACGAAGCGGCTGCACAGGAGCCCCCCCCGATGACGGGCCGGCGCGGTTTCGCGGCGCGTGGCCCCCCCCGGCAGGGCTCCCCTGGTGCCGGCGCCCGCCCCAAACTACAGTCTGACGTGCCTCTGCGCATGCTGGTACCCACGCAGTTTGTGGGGGCAATCATCGGCAAGGAAGGGGCCACCATCCGCAACATCACCAAGCAGACGCAGTCCAA GATCGACATCCACCGGAAGGAGAACGCAGGAGCAGCGGAGAAGCCCATCACAGTGCACTCCACGCCCGATGGctgctctgctgcctgcaagaccATCATGGAGATCATGCAGAAGGAGGCTGTGGACACCAAGTT TACGGAAGAGATTCCCCTCAAAATTTTGGCCCACAACAACTTTGTTGGCCGATTGATTGGAAAGGAGGGCCGGAACTTGAAGAAGATCGAGCAGGACACGGAGACGAAGATCACGATTTCTCC CCTGCAGGACTTGACCCTCTACAACCCAGAGAGGACCATCACTGTGAAGGGCTCCATCGAGGCCTGCGCCAAAGCTGAGGCAGAGGTCATGAAGAAGATCAGGGAGTCCTACGAGAACGACGTGGCTGCTATGAAT CTCCAGTCTAACCTTATCCCAGGTTTGAACCTGAACGCTCTTGGGCTCTTCCCTACCTCATCGCCTGGCATGAGCCCATCCATGTCAGTCCCTCCCCCTGGAGCTCAGGCTGGATACCCATCCTTTGGG AGCTTCCCAATTGGGAGTGATGCACCATTTTGGGCATCGGTGCTTTCAGCAGGCAGTCAGTCCCTTGCT CATCCAGAATCTGAGACTGTCCACCTGTTCATTCCTGCCCTGGCTGTTGGCGCCATCATAGGCAAACAGGGCCAACACATCAAGCAGCTTTCACGATTCGCCGGAGCATCGATCAAG ATTGCACCGGCAGACGGCCCTGATGCCAAGCAGAGGATGGTGATCATCGCAGGACCACCAGAGGCACAGTTTAAG GCTCAAGGCAGGATATTTGGGAAGTTGAAAGAGGAGAACTTCTTTGGTCCCAAGGAGGAAGTAAAACTGGAAGCACACATAAAAGTGCCATCTTTCGCTGCCGGCCGAGTGATTGGCAAGGGCGGGAAAACG GTGAACGAGCTACAGAATCTCACCAGTGCAGAAGTGGTTGTACCCAGAGACCAAACCCCTGACGAGAACGATCAAGTCATTGTCAAGATCACTGGTCACTTCTATGCAAGTCAG CTTGCGCAGCGAAAAATTCAGGAAATCTTGTCCCAGGTTAAAAGGCAACAGCAGCCCAAACCAGTGCCTGGGGCACAGCCCGTGCAGAGGAGGAAATAG